The DNA window AAGCTTATGGAGAAGGCTATTAACGAAGGGGTTAAAGCGTTTGCAGAAGGATTCGCAGATAGAGGGTATCTGAGCGACGGGAGATTAGCACCCAGAGGTATGGCCTCATCTTTGATAACAGAACCTGATGTGGCAGCAGAAAGAGCTCTTAGGCTTGTTGATGGCTCAGGTATAAAGTCCGTCGATGGTCTGACAATAAACGTTCAGGTTCAGAGCATCTGCATACACAGCGATACTCCTAACGCGTGCAAAATTGCGGAAACTGTCAGGAGAAGGCTTGAAGAGGCTGGGGTTAGGGTTGTCAGCCTTTCAGAGATGTGACCTGGCTTGAAAAAGGACTGGGAGACAGGTTCTGTCAGAGTCTCTCTGTTTCTTAACTACACGTACGTTACATTCTGCGATGATGTGAACCTGCAGTGTAACAGCAGGGTGCATGCGCTTGACAGAGAAATAGCAAAGAATAAGCCCGAATGGGTTGTTGAAACTGTACCGTCCTACAATACTCTAGCAATCGTATTGGATAAAGAGAAGTTAAGAGACAAAGAAGAAGAAGCGATACAGCTTATCAGACATCTGGCAACAGTTTCCGATTCAGGGGTGAAAGAAGGAAGAGAGGTGAGGGAGCTGCATGTCAGGTATGGCGGAGAGTATGGCCCAGACCTGAAAGAAGTTGCAAGGGAGAAGGGGCTTACTGAA is part of the Conexivisphaerales archaeon genome and encodes:
- the pxpB gene encoding 5-oxoprolinase subunit PxpB, whose translation is MKKDWETGSVRVSLFLNYTYVTFCDDVNLQCNSRVHALDREIAKNKPEWVVETVPSYNTLAIVLDKEKLRDKEEEAIQLIRHLATVSDSGVKEGREVRELHVRYGGEYGPDLKEVAREKGLTEDEVIEIHTSRVYTCYMLGFTPGFVYLGDVDERIQVERLKTPRTSVKGGSVGLAGKQTGFYGVDSPGGWRIIGRLVESTFDINRNPPSLVRPGDGVRFVRAIG